In Panthera tigris isolate Pti1 chromosome D2, P.tigris_Pti1_mat1.1, whole genome shotgun sequence, one DNA window encodes the following:
- the GGPS1 gene encoding geranylgeranyl pyrophosphate synthase isoform X1 has translation MEKTQETVQRILLEPYKYLLQLPGKQVRTKLSQAFNHWLKVPEDKLQIIIEVTEMLHNASLLIDDIEDNSKLRRGFPVAHSIYGIPSVINSANYVYFLGLEKVLTLDHPDAVKLFTHQLLELHQGQGLDIYWRDNYTCPTEEEYKAMVLQKTGGLFGLAVGLMQLFSDYKEDLKPLLNTLGLFFQIRDDYANLHSKEYSENKSFCEDLTEGKFSFPTIHAIWSRPESTQVQSILRQRTENIDIKKYCVHYLENVGSFEYTRSTLKELESKAYKQIDARGGNPELVALIKHLSKMFKEENE, from the exons GTAAACAAGTGAGAACCAAACTTTCACAGGCATTTAATCATTGGCTCAAAGTTCCAGAAGATAAGCTGCAG ATTATCATTGAAGTGACGGAGATGTTGCATAATGCCAGTTTGCTCATCGACGATATCGAAGACAACTCAAAACTCCGACGTGGCTTTCCTGTGGCACACAGTATCTATGGGATTCCGTCCGTCATCAATTCTGCCAATTACGTGTATTTTCTTGGCCTAGAGAAAGTCTTAACCCTTGATCACCCCGATGCGGTAAAGCTTTTTACCCACCAGCTTCTGGAACTCCACCAGGGACAAGGCCTAGATATCTATTGGAGGGATAATTACACTTGTCCCACCGAAGAAGAATATAAGGCTATGGTGCTACAAAAGACAGGTGGGCTGTTTGGATTAGCAGTGGGTCTCATGCAGTTGTTCTCTGATTACAAAGAAGATCTAAAGCCACTACTTAATACACTCGGGCTCTTTTTCCAAATTAGGGATGATTATGCTAATCTGCACTCCAAAGAATATAGTGAAAACAAAAGCTTTTGTGAAGATCTAACAGAGGGAAAGTTCTCCTTCCCTACTATTCATGCCATCTGGTCAAGGCCTGAAAGCACCCAGGTGCAGAGTATCTTGCGCCAGAGAACCGAaaatatagatattaaaaaatactgtgtaCATTATCTTGAGAATGTAGGTTCTTTTGAATACACCCGGAGTACTCTTAAAGAGCTTGAATCTAAAGCCTATAAACAAATTGATGCACGTGGTGGGAACCCTGAGCTTGTAGCTCTAATAAAGCACTTAAGCAAAATGTTCAAAGAAGAGAATGAATAA
- the GGPS1 gene encoding geranylgeranyl pyrophosphate synthase isoform X2, translating to MLHNASLLIDDIEDNSKLRRGFPVAHSIYGIPSVINSANYVYFLGLEKVLTLDHPDAVKLFTHQLLELHQGQGLDIYWRDNYTCPTEEEYKAMVLQKTGGLFGLAVGLMQLFSDYKEDLKPLLNTLGLFFQIRDDYANLHSKEYSENKSFCEDLTEGKFSFPTIHAIWSRPESTQVQSILRQRTENIDIKKYCVHYLENVGSFEYTRSTLKELESKAYKQIDARGGNPELVALIKHLSKMFKEENE from the coding sequence ATGTTGCATAATGCCAGTTTGCTCATCGACGATATCGAAGACAACTCAAAACTCCGACGTGGCTTTCCTGTGGCACACAGTATCTATGGGATTCCGTCCGTCATCAATTCTGCCAATTACGTGTATTTTCTTGGCCTAGAGAAAGTCTTAACCCTTGATCACCCCGATGCGGTAAAGCTTTTTACCCACCAGCTTCTGGAACTCCACCAGGGACAAGGCCTAGATATCTATTGGAGGGATAATTACACTTGTCCCACCGAAGAAGAATATAAGGCTATGGTGCTACAAAAGACAGGTGGGCTGTTTGGATTAGCAGTGGGTCTCATGCAGTTGTTCTCTGATTACAAAGAAGATCTAAAGCCACTACTTAATACACTCGGGCTCTTTTTCCAAATTAGGGATGATTATGCTAATCTGCACTCCAAAGAATATAGTGAAAACAAAAGCTTTTGTGAAGATCTAACAGAGGGAAAGTTCTCCTTCCCTACTATTCATGCCATCTGGTCAAGGCCTGAAAGCACCCAGGTGCAGAGTATCTTGCGCCAGAGAACCGAaaatatagatattaaaaaatactgtgtaCATTATCTTGAGAATGTAGGTTCTTTTGAATACACCCGGAGTACTCTTAAAGAGCTTGAATCTAAAGCCTATAAACAAATTGATGCACGTGGTGGGAACCCTGAGCTTGTAGCTCTAATAAAGCACTTAAGCAAAATGTTCAAAGAAGAGAATGAATAA